The nucleotide sequence AGTTACGCGTGTTGTCCGCACTGACGAGACCGCGCACCCGGGTCGACGTAGACGGATTGAAGAACTGGGTCGTCTCGTCAACATTACCGAACGAGCTATTGCTCGCTCCCAGAAAGTTCCCACGCGATCCGGTCACCTCGAAGTTGGTCGCATAGGCCAGCGCCTCCTGTGCATCATTCGCGCCGATGTCACTGAGAAATTCCTTGGTTAGCACACTGACCGAGGTGCCAATATCTTTGAGTTCAGTGCGAAGGCGTGTGCCAGCCAGAGTGCTGGTGGCCATGTAGCCCTGCTCGACTGTGCCGTCGACGTTGAACGGATTCAGTACAAAAACTTCTTCATCGATAACGGCGGATGGGGTTGCCTGAGGCGCAGCCTGGGCTGTCGCTCGTTGGGTGCAAAATACCGTCAGCCCGACGGCGATGAGAGAAAGCCCAAACTTTCTTGAGCAAAGGGATGGAAGCATAGGTATATGGGGTTGAGCCAAGGGTAGTAGCTAGCGGAAGACCAGACAGGCACCGCCTTCGACCATCACGCATAGGTGTCTAATCCCATCCCGACAATTTAACCAAAATACATCCTGATTAACTTCAGGGGCTTACCAACTAAATGCGTTCACCCTTTAGTCCCAGCTTGGGCACGGGTTTTCACCGGTAGCGACGTGCCCTCATACCACTGGGGCGCGATCAATACACGTCGTTGAACCGCAGGCGGGCCCCATTCGTTTTCCAACATCGCGGCAATCAAAGAATCCACTCCTGTCGCACTTACTTCGGCCTCATGCCGCACGCAACCGCTCATATTTGGACACTCCTCAGGAATTGCCACGATACCTGCTACCGCAATGTCTTGAGGGATGCGCCAACCACCCTCAATCAGCCAATCGTAAACTCTCGGAACCATCGCCAGCAAAACTTCCGGTCGATAGCGACGCACCCACTCCAGGAATGCATCCTTATCCTGAGGTCCAGCAGTGAGTAAGGGAACGCGCTGACGTGTCGTCAGCGACGCCAATTGCATTGCCAGACAAGAACCGATTCGCTCCGCGTCATCCAAGGCTTCGGGGGAATGCCTGAACACCGCCCCACCGATACGACGATACCCGCGTTCCCAAATCATACGCCAAACATAGCGCGTCACTTCAAACATATCCGACGCCACCGCATGAAAAGGCACCGGCGTGTAACCTGCACCTAGGCAAACCACGGTGAAATGCTCCACCGGCATCTCTTTGATCGCCGGACCATCAGACGGCGGTAGTTGCGGCATCAATACACCCCGAATACCGCGAGCCCGCAATACCCGCATGGCGCTTCCGATTTCGTTATACGGCGCGAGGTCGAACGCCAACAAACCATAACCCCGTTGTTCGGCTCGTTTTCGTGCGGCATCCAAGAATCGCCGCTGCAGCGGCATCGTTGCGTAACGGCTGTCGACGATGTAAGCCAACACCGACCCGCTGCCCGTTTCATGTCCTGCCCACCGTTGCCGCGCTAGGGTCGCCAGGGCCGGATCGGGCCGGTAACCCATCTGCTCCGCAAGTTCGGCCACGCGCTTACGAGTCGCTACCGCGATCCGGGGATCGCTCCGGAGAGCCAAGGAAACCGTCGACTTGTTGATGCCCAAACTTTGAGCAATGTCCTGATGAGTCACCCGACGTGATCCCGGACCATTTGTAACAACGGGGCCGGCGTCTGGGCCAAGAGGAGAACTCGACTTGCGTTTATTCATCAGGATGCAACGCGCCTAAGTTGATAGAGACAGCCGTTAACGGTCAACCTCGAGAGCGATTCATCCTGATGTAATTTACCCCACAACGCACATGAAATCCGTCACGTTCTCACCCTCTTTCCCAGAGCCGATCGTCACACGGCCTTAAGCCCAGTCGCGAGGCCACAGAGCTGACCTTCTATCGTGTGATAAATTCACGACATAGCGGTTGACCCTAACATGACGAATTCGTGAACCAGTCCCGGCGCTGCAATCATCCCCATGAAATTCCCCCTGTTACTTCGGCTTGTCGGCACATTGCTCAATGCTTCGCTCCTGGCCGCCACGGAGCCTGCGGCCAATGAGGATTCACCGCGCCCACAACCCAACATCCTCTGGATTACCAGCGAGGATCACGGCATTGAGATGGGGTGCTACGGCGATGCCTTCGCCACCACCCCACATGTCGATCAACTCGCGACCCAGGGACTTACTTACCGCTTCGCCTGGTCCAACGCCCCCGTCTGCGCCGCCGCCCGCACTACTTTGATCACGGGCGTTTATCCGACGTCCACGGGGAGCGAACACATGCGCAGCCGCGTGCCATTTCCCGCCGGGATCGAGATGTATCCCCAACTGCTACGTAAAGCTGGCTACTACTGCACCAATAACGCCAAGGAGGATTACAATCTCAACCAGCCAGGCCGGGTCTGGGACATTTCATCCCCCCAGGCCCATTGGCGTGATCGACCCGCAAACCAGCCTTTTTTCGCCATCTTCAATTCCACGGTCAGCCACGAACACGCGATCCGCACGCGTCCTCATAGCCTCGTGCACGATCCCGCTCAGGTGCGCGTCCCGGCCTACCATCCCGATACGCCGGAGGTCCGCCATGATTGGGCCCAGTATTACGACTCGGTCTCGGAGGCCGACACCATCGCCGGAGATCGCCTCGCTGAGCTCGCCGCGGCCGGGCTCACCGACGACACCATCGTATTCTACTACGGGGACCATGGTTCCGGCATGCCTCGGTCCAAACGCTGGCCGGGTAACTCCGGACTGCGCGTGCCTCTTGTGGTCTACATTCCGCAAAAATTCCGCGACCTGCGCCCTCCGGAATACACCCCCGGCGGCATGTCGGATCGCTTGGTGAGCTTCGTCGATTTCGCGCCTACCCTGCTCAGCCTCGCCGGGGTTAAGCCGCCCGCCTGGATGCAAGGCCACGCCTTTCTCGGGCGGTATGACACCCCGCCCCAACCTTTCTTGTTCGGGTTCCGCGGTCGCATGGACGAACGCTACGACCTGGTGCGCACAGTCACCGACGGCCGTTTCGTTTACCTGCGCAACTACCTGCCCTTCCGACCGGCTGGCCAACACATCGCCTACCAGTTTCGCACCGACACCACCCGAATCTGGTGGCAGCTGCACGAGGCCCACGCACTCTCCCCGGAGCAGGATGCCTTTTGGCATCCCCGGGCACCCGAGGAGCTCTACGACCTGCAGACCGATCCCGACGAAGTCCACAACCTCGCCGACTCGCGCGAGTATCAGGAAATCAAAGCCCGCCTCCGCACCGCGCAGCAGGCGCAGGCCCGCGCCACCCTCGATGTAGGATTCCTGCCCGAAGGGGAACTGCACCACCGCGAACCCGGCGTATCGCCCTACGCCTTTGCCCGCGACCCCGGCGTTTATCCCTTCGAGCGCATCTTCGCCACCGCTGAGCTCGCTTCCCTGCTCGACCCCGCCGCGATCCCCGAACTAGTGCAAAGACTGAGCGACACCGATAATACCGTGCGCTACTGGGCCGTGCTCGGCCTGCTGATGCGTAAGTCCGCCGGGGGACCAACCGGCCGCGACGCCCTGCGTGTCGCCCTCCATGATTCCTCGCCCGACGTGCGCATCGCGGCGGCCGAGACGCTCGCCCTCTACGGATCCCCTGCGGATCGGACGATGACACTCGATCTGCTGGCCCAGGCCGCCGATCCGACGCAATCGGACGCCCTCATCCCGATGGCCGCCCTCAATGCCATCGACGATCTGGGGCCTATCGCGCTCCCCATTCGCCCCATCCTCGCCGCCTACGCCGCGCATTCCGAACAACTGCCTCCGGACCGTTACCTTGGTTATTTGCAGAACCTGCTCGCGCGCTACCAACCACCGGCGGCCAGCGATCTTCAATGATCTCGTGCTCACCTGGTCTCCCCCCATGCTCTATCGCCCTCTTGCTGGCCTCGAAGCGGTTTCCGCGCTTTGCCTCGGTGCCGGACCCTTTGGTTCCCAGCTTCCCGCCGCCCGCGCCTACGATCTGCTGGACGCCTTCGTGAACGTCGGGGGCAACTTCATCGACACCGCCCACATCTATGGCGCCTGGGCACCGCAGGGCGAAAACGGCGGCTGCGGCAACAGCGAGGTGACCGTCGGCCGTTGGCTACGCCAGAACGGCCACCGGGATCGGATGATTGTCGCCACCAAGGGAGGACATCCCGACTTCGCCACGGGTGAGACCCGCCTTACCCGCGAAGGACTGCGAAGGTTTCGCGCATGCGCCAACTGGTCGAGCATGATGTGTCGAAACCGTGTTACATGCCAACCGTGTGGGGCTTCGGCTAGTCGGTGCTAAAGAAGCCCACATGGTCAGGTGGTGACGTAAGCTGGGCCATAGGGCCGTTAGTCTGGAAGTCGCTGACTCTGACGCCTTAGGACACGAAAAAGCGCCTAGTGACATCACTAGACGCTTTAAGAAAATGGAGCGGGCGAAGAGACTCGAACTCTCGACAGCCACCTTGGCAAGGTGGTGCTCTACCAACTGAGCTACGCCCGCTTGAGGGAAGGCAGACAAGAATGAGCCGGGCTGCCTCCGTCAATAGGTTTTTTGGTGATAATTTCGGATCACTCGATGACCTCCAAATCAAATACCTGTTGATTACGAGCCGATCGCGGCAACGGCACCAGTCCGCTCGCCTCCAACGCCGCCGAAATTTCATCGCCATACCAGTGGCGCAACCAGGGTAATAGCGTCGGCGCGCGCTCACGCAAAAAAACCAAACGCAGCGCGACCCGCAGCGGATAATCCCCGGCGTGGAGGTTCTCCGGCGAGGGGCCAAACGCGACTTCCCCGGGTTCGGGGGCCACGAGCAGAGCCTTAAATTCTTCCTGACCCGGGCCCAACCAAGGCACAAAGGCCAGACCACCGTCGTCCGCCCGCACGGCCGCCAAGGCACCGGCGGTGCGATCGAACCGCCGCACCTCGGCCCGGACGGGTTGGTCATGCAGCACAAAGTGCTCGATCAGCGTTTGCGCGAATCCGTCGGCCGACGTCGTGACAACCGGCACAATCGGCACCGCCGCCGCGGGACCGGCATCGCCCAGGTCTCCCCACCGCATGGTCGCCGCATGACCGCCCGTGCCCAAAAGCTGTGCGATCATGGTAAAATCGATTTGCTCGACCTTCAGGCTGCGTGGGGCCACCACCACGGCCGTGGCGTAGCCGGCCGGCACCGCCACGTAGGCTTCCGGCAACGGGTCGGCTCCGGGATCGTCCACGAGCACCGCGATATCGAGGTTGCCCGCCAACAGCATGTCCCGGCCGGGTCGGCTCCCGGCAAAATCGACGCGCACGGTCAGAGCATCAGCCGTGGCGCGGGATTCGATCGCGGTCACCACCGATGGCCCCAACAGATCCGATCCCCCCCAATGCATCGTCTCCGCGCCCAGAGCCGCCACCGCCATCGTGGCGCCCACCCCTCTCAGCCCGCGTAAGGTGCGAACGCGCAGATTACGGCAAATTTTCATGTAAAACAGGGGCTAACGGCCCGGTTCATCGAGGTCGATTCGTTCAGGGCCTCCGTCCGCAGTTTTGTCGACCGCCGGGCGGGATGAACGGGATTTAGCGCGACGGCGGTTACTCTCACCGTAGTAGGCGTAATTGTGCGCGTAATAGCCGTAATCTTCGCCGCTGTCGGCCGGCACTTGATTCAATATGGCTCCAAACAAGGTCGTGTGCGCACTGGCCAGGGTCTGCTGCGCGCGAATCGTCATGGCCTGCGGATTGCGCCGGTGCTGGATCAGCAGCAAAGCGCCATCCATGGTGGTCGAGAGCACGGAGGCATCGCTCACGCCGATGATGGGGGGCGAATCGAACAGGATGCGATCGTAGCGGCCGCGCGTTTCCGTGATGAGCTCCTGCAGGCGGCGCGTGTGCAACATGCCCAAAGTGAAGTCGGTGACGCCGCCGCTGCCGATCACGTCCAACTCCGGGGCGGCGCCCACCTGAATCACGTCGTCGAGACTGGCGTCGCCTTTGAGATAGTCCGCCAGGCCCGGCTCGCGTTTCCATCCACCCAGGCGGTGTTGGGTGGGCCGCCGGAGATCGGCATCGACCAGCAGGACCTTTTGACCGCTGCGCGCCATCACCAGTGCCAGTCGGTGCACGGTGGTCGATTTGCCCTCGCCCGGTCCGGCCGAGACAATCGACAGGGCGATGGAATCCGCCTGGGGCAAGGCAAGGTTGAGGTTGGTCTGCAGCACGCGAAACGGCTCGGTCGCCACCATGTCGTCGGGATCGAAAGCGGCGGCATCGGCCAACCACGGGATCACACCCACGACCGGCACTTGCAGCCGGGTTTCGATATCGGCCACGTTGCGAAAACTGGTGTCGAAATATTCAATCGCCACCGCGACGCCGATGCCCAGCAGCAGCCCGACGGTCAGGGCCAGCACGAGATTCACCGTCCAGCTCGGTTTGCTCGCCCGCCGGGCGGGACGGGCTTCACCGAGGAGTTCGATCGTGCGCTTAGGCACTTGGAAATCGATCTCCCGTTGGCGCAACGTGAGTTTGAGCGTGGTCAGCAATCGCGTGCTGTCCTCGAGGTCCTGGGCCGCCTCCTCGAACGGACGCACCCGGTCGCGCGCCGACAGGATTTGTTCGACCTTGGCGGCGCTGAGTTGGCGTTCGAGTTCCGCCACCCGGGAGGAGGCTTCCTGGTAGGCGATTTCGAGGGCTTTTTCGTAACCCCGCAATTGGCCGTCGAGTTGCTCGCGAATCTTGAGCCGGTTTTCCACCGCGGCGACGAGATCGGGGTGAGCGCTGCCGAGGCGGGCCCGCAGGCGGGTCTCGGTTTGGTCGGTGACGAGATACGCCTGCAACAAGTCCTGAATGTTCGCGTCGGAGATGAGCTCCGAGTTCACCAGATTGACGCGTTCCTCGAAGGGGATGTCGCGGAACCGCTCCCACCGGGTCTTGCGCCCGATGGCGTCGACGCGCAGCGCGATGAGCGAGTTCTGCATCTGGCGCAGGGTCTCGATCTCCATGTCGGAGTAGCGGGCGTTCAGGTCGACTCCGGCGAGGTTGAGGTCGTTGCGCAACTGCTCGACGCGGTCACGTTGGGCGGTGACTTCGCGTTCCTGGATTTCCAGCTCGTTGCGCAGCTTGCTCAAGCCTTCGCGTTGTTCAGAGGTGGCGAAGGCGATGCGATCCTCGGAGTAAACGCGGGCAATTTCGTTGGCGATGTCGGCGGCCAACTGCGGGCGCTGCGCATACACGTTGATGTCGATGAACGAGGAATTGCGCGGCGATTCCAGCTGCAGCATCTCGTTGACCAAATACCCCAGCGTGATGTCGATCGGCAGCGCTTCCGGGCTGTCCAGCATGAGACCGATCTCGCGATTGAGATCAAGGTGTTCAATGACCGGATACAGGATCTTGGGGGACTGCATGATCTTGAACTGATCCTGCAGGAAATACGGATCGTAGGCGGCGCTGCCCTGATTCTGAAAGAGCTTCACTGCGCCGTCGGGCTTCTCCACCCGCACCTGCGCGGTGGAAAGATACCACTTGGGCAACAGCATCGTCACCACCGCCGCCGTGGCCAAAACGATCAGCGTCAACCCCGCCACCATGGCTTTGCGTTGACGCAGGATGCGCAGGAAATCCGCGAGTGTAGTGTGATCCTGACGGGAGAGAGGCGCAGCCATCAACTTACAGCAGACGAGCGGGAGATCGTGGCGGCAAGGCCGGAGTCGCCTTCATATCCGGCAGAAAAATCCGGATTAGAAGGAATACCGGACATCGACGCCGATGCGCTCGCGCTCGAGGCCCCGGTTCGGATCATCCGATTCGGTGAGATCGTAATCGTAGGTGCCGGACACCGTCCAATGGCGCTGCGGTTGGTAGGTCAGAGCGAGGCCGGCCCGTTGGGTGGTCTCGTCCCGGTCCGGCGAAATGCCCGTGCGACCATTCAGGGTGGAGGGTTCGACGTTGTAGAACACCGAACCGAAAATCTGAGCGGTCATCGCATGCTGGAGGTTCACGAAGAAACGGTTCACCTGCACGTCCGTGTAGATGTCGACGTTGGAACTCTCCTCGACGGCATGGATGTATCCGGCGGCGACGAAGCTCTTTTCGCCATACTGGTAACGACCGGTGATCTCGGCGTAGGGTGCGTCGTCATCGGGGGCCCCCCACCGGAAACGCTGTTCCAGACCGACGCGGGCACTCAGGGAAACTTGTTCGCTCGGCGCATAATCGAGGCCCGCGAGATAATACAGGGAGACCTTGTCCTTCCGATTGCCTCCCGTGTCATAGCCCACGTTGAGGTAACGGAACTCGCCGAGAACTTTCGTCGCTTCGGAAACCTCATAGTCGGCGGACGCCCCGGCCAACAACTCGGCGCGGTTCAATTGCGACGCCAAGGTGGGCAGATCAAAATCGTAGATGCTCGACCGCACTTTCAAGGTGTAGCCGACGCGCTGGGTGAGTTTGCTCAGGAACGTGCCGTCGAGCTGGTTGCTGCGAAACGATTGATCGGTGTTGAGCGGAATGCCCGCGAGAAGCGATTCCGGGTTCTCCGCGATCATGTAGACGTTGTTAAAATCGATCGTCGTGCTCTGGCTGAAAGCGTGAGCGAGCCGCACATTGAAGGTGTGGCTGATCAACTCCTGATTCTGCGGACGATCCTCCACGTGATCGTAGGAAAGGTGGTAACCCGCGGTCAGGAACGTCTGGTCGGTGAGCGATGAATTGAAACTCAGCGACGGGGCCAGCCGATACACCATGCTGGAAATCTCCCCGGTGGCTCCGCCGAAGATGTTGGAATCATGGTAAACACCTCCGCCCAAACGGACGATAAATGCCTGCCCCAAATCCTCCTCCGGGATCGGCGCATACACCGCCGACAACGACGTCGACAGCAAGGCGGCAAGGATCAGGGCAATGGGGCGCTTCATCATCAGCAGGTTATGCGTAGTCAGGTAGAGGAATGCCCCCGTCAGGTGCAAATCATTTTCCCCTGGGTCTCACCCACGCGGGATCGAGCAACAATTGAAAGTTCTGCGCCAATGATCGCGACTCCCGCAACGGGAAGTCCCGCGGCAATCGCCCGGAGATCAATCCCGTGTAAACCTTACCCCATTCGCCGAACCGGGTCGTGCTCACTTCGCCGCCCAACAACTCCGAGAAAAACGGGCGGTCGAGCGTCTCGGGCGTGAGCACCAGAGCCAAAAGATGT is from Synoicihabitans lomoniglobus and encodes:
- a CDS encoding aldo/keto reductase produces the protein MLYRPLAGLEAVSALCLGAGPFGSQLPAARAYDLLDAFVNVGGNFIDTAHIYGAWAPQGENGGCGNSEVTVGRWLRQNGHRDRMIVATKGGHPDFATGETRLTREGLRRFRACANWSSMMCRNRVTCQPCGASASRC
- a CDS encoding GumC family protein, with the translated sequence MAAPLSRQDHTTLADFLRILRQRKAMVAGLTLIVLATAAVVTMLLPKWYLSTAQVRVEKPDGAVKLFQNQGSAAYDPYFLQDQFKIMQSPKILYPVIEHLDLNREIGLMLDSPEALPIDITLGYLVNEMLQLESPRNSSFIDINVYAQRPQLAADIANEIARVYSEDRIAFATSEQREGLSKLRNELEIQEREVTAQRDRVEQLRNDLNLAGVDLNARYSDMEIETLRQMQNSLIALRVDAIGRKTRWERFRDIPFEERVNLVNSELISDANIQDLLQAYLVTDQTETRLRARLGSAHPDLVAAVENRLKIREQLDGQLRGYEKALEIAYQEASSRVAELERQLSAAKVEQILSARDRVRPFEEAAQDLEDSTRLLTTLKLTLRQREIDFQVPKRTIELLGEARPARRASKPSWTVNLVLALTVGLLLGIGVAVAIEYFDTSFRNVADIETRLQVPVVGVIPWLADAAAFDPDDMVATEPFRVLQTNLNLALPQADSIALSIVSAGPGEGKSTTVHRLALVMARSGQKVLLVDADLRRPTQHRLGGWKREPGLADYLKGDASLDDVIQVGAAPELDVIGSGGVTDFTLGMLHTRRLQELITETRGRYDRILFDSPPIIGVSDASVLSTTMDGALLLIQHRRNPQAMTIRAQQTLASAHTTLFGAILNQVPADSGEDYGYYAHNYAYYGESNRRRAKSRSSRPAVDKTADGGPERIDLDEPGR
- a CDS encoding LacI family DNA-binding transcriptional regulator, whose protein sequence is MNKRKSSSPLGPDAGPVVTNGPGSRRVTHQDIAQSLGINKSTVSLALRSDPRIAVATRKRVAELAEQMGYRPDPALATLARQRWAGHETGSGSVLAYIVDSRYATMPLQRRFLDAARKRAEQRGYGLLAFDLAPYNEIGSAMRVLRARGIRGVLMPQLPPSDGPAIKEMPVEHFTVVCLGAGYTPVPFHAVASDMFEVTRYVWRMIWERGYRRIGGAVFRHSPEALDDAERIGSCLAMQLASLTTRQRVPLLTAGPQDKDAFLEWVRRYRPEVLLAMVPRVYDWLIEGGWRIPQDIAVAGIVAIPEECPNMSGCVRHEAEVSATGVDSLIAAMLENEWGPPAVQRRVLIAPQWYEGTSLPVKTRAQAGTKG
- a CDS encoding PstS family phosphate ABC transporter substrate-binding protein; translation: MKICRNLRVRTLRGLRGVGATMAVAALGAETMHWGGSDLLGPSVVTAIESRATADALTVRVDFAGSRPGRDMLLAGNLDIAVLVDDPGADPLPEAYVAVPAGYATAVVVAPRSLKVEQIDFTMIAQLLGTGGHAATMRWGDLGDAGPAAAVPIVPVVTTSADGFAQTLIEHFVLHDQPVRAEVRRFDRTAGALAAVRADDGGLAFVPWLGPGQEEFKALLVAPEPGEVAFGPSPENLHAGDYPLRVALRLVFLRERAPTLLPWLRHWYGDEISAALEASGLVPLPRSARNQQVFDLEVIE
- a CDS encoding sulfatase-like hydrolase/transferase; its protein translation is MKFPLLLRLVGTLLNASLLAATEPAANEDSPRPQPNILWITSEDHGIEMGCYGDAFATTPHVDQLATQGLTYRFAWSNAPVCAAARTTLITGVYPTSTGSEHMRSRVPFPAGIEMYPQLLRKAGYYCTNNAKEDYNLNQPGRVWDISSPQAHWRDRPANQPFFAIFNSTVSHEHAIRTRPHSLVHDPAQVRVPAYHPDTPEVRHDWAQYYDSVSEADTIAGDRLAELAAAGLTDDTIVFYYGDHGSGMPRSKRWPGNSGLRVPLVVYIPQKFRDLRPPEYTPGGMSDRLVSFVDFAPTLLSLAGVKPPAWMQGHAFLGRYDTPPQPFLFGFRGRMDERYDLVRTVTDGRFVYLRNYLPFRPAGQHIAYQFRTDTTRIWWQLHEAHALSPEQDAFWHPRAPEELYDLQTDPDEVHNLADSREYQEIKARLRTAQQAQARATLDVGFLPEGELHHREPGVSPYAFARDPGVYPFERIFATAELASLLDPAAIPELVQRLSDTDNTVRYWAVLGLLMRKSAGGPTGRDALRVALHDSSPDVRIAAAETLALYGSPADRTMTLDLLAQAADPTQSDALIPMAALNAIDDLGPIALPIRPILAAYAAHSEQLPPDRYLGYLQNLLARYQPPAASDLQ